In Acidobacteriota bacterium, the DNA window GCGATTGGATTTCAGGTTAGTTTGCAGGACGCTGAGGCCGACAGACCAAATGTCTACGCCCGGCGAGGCCAGCCTGACGTCGTGCTCTCGACTCACACCGATACCGTTCCGCCTTACGTCGAGTTGAATGAAGATGACGACTTCATCTACGGCCGAGGAGCTTGCGATGCAAAAGGCATCATCGCGGCAATGATCAAAGCCGGCGAAGCATTGATCGACGCGCAGGTGACTGACTTTGGTCTGCTCTTCGTCGTCGGCGAAGAAGCCGGCAGCCCGGGCGCGCGCGCCGCCAACGCGATTCCCAACCATTCGCGATACCTGATCAACGGCGAGCCGACGGAGTCAAAGCTGGCGCTCGGCTCGAAAGGCGCTTTGCGAGCCGTTCTAAAGGCAAGCGGCCGCGCGGCTCATTCGGCTTATCCCGAGATGGGCGAGTCGGCGATCGAGAAGCTGCTCGATGTGCTCGACGACCTTCGGCGACTTGAGCTTCCGCGTGACAAGACGCTCGGTGCTACTACGATGAACATCGGAATGATCAAAGGCGGCGTCGCGGGCAACGTCGTCCCGCCCGAAGCAGAAGCCGAGTTGATGTTCCGCGTGGTCGCCAGCACGGACTCGCTCAAGCAGGTTGTTCGAGACACCGTGGCCGCGCGCGTTGAAGTCCAGTACACGTTCGCGTGCGACCCGGTTTTCACAGAGCGGCTGGACGGTTTTGAGACGGCGGTCGTCGCATTCACGACGGATATCCCACTGCTGACGAACTGGGGCAAGCCGTTGCTGTTCGGCCCAGGATCGATACTCGATGCACACACACCCCACGAAAAAATCTCGAAGAGGGAACTCCTGGGGGCCGTCGAGGCTTACAAACAAATGGTGCTGCGATTGAAAGCCGACGGTTGATGGCTGTATGTTTTCTTTGCGGGTTGGCGTCTTCGTTTTTATTGGGTTCGCGCAAAAGCCCGCAGAGACTCGCAAAGGACGCAAAAGACGCGAAGGTCGAGTTGCTATGGCGGAGAGGATTCCAGTCGGAGTACTGGGCGCGACAGGCGCCGTCGGACAGAAGTTCGTTACTCTGCTTGAGAACCACCCCTGGTTCGAGTTAACCGAGCTTGCCGCGTCGGATCGCTCCGCGGGCAAGAGCTACAAAGACGCAACCGTCTGGCGGCAATACAAGCCGATTCCTGAGCGCTTGAAAGACCGAACCGTAAAGCCCTGTGACCCGGCACTCGATTGCCGCGTGGTTTTCTCAGGACTGGACTCTTCAGTCGCCGGCGAAGTAGAAGAGAGCTTCGCGCGAGCGGGCCACCTCGTTCTGAGCAATTCCAAGAACCATCGCATGGATGAGGACGTCCCGCTGCTGATTCCCGAGGTCAACCCGGATCACCTGGATCTGATTAAAGTCCAGCGCGAACTTCGCGGCTGGTCCGGCGCTATCGTGACGAATCCGAACTGCTCGACAATCGGGCTGGTGATGGCGCTTGCTCCAATTCATCGCGCCTTCGGTGTGAAGCGAGTGATCGTCGCAACTATGCAAGCTCTATCAGGCGCAGGCTACCCCGGGCATTCGGCGATTGATATGCTCGGCAATGTGATTCCGTTCATCAGCGGCGAAGAAGATAAAGTCGAGACGGAGCCACTCAAGATAATGGGCGCGCTCGACGGCGACAGGATTCGGTTTGCTGACTGCCGCATTAGCGCGCATACCAATCGGGTCTTCGTCGAAGACGGTCACATGGAATGCGTTTCGCTCGAACTCGACAAGAAGGCTACGCCCGATGACGTCGCAGATGTGCTCGCCCGGTTCAGCTCGCTGCCTCAAGAGTTGAAGCTGCCTTCCGCGCCTGAACGCCCGGTGATCGTTACTGATGAGAAGGACCGCCCGCAGCCGCGTTTCGATCGCGACGCCGGAAACGGCATGAGCGCCGTGGTCGGCCGTATTCGCGAATGCCCGGTGTTTGACATTCGGTTAGTCGTTCTCTCGCACAACACGATTCGCGGAGCGGCGGGAGCTGCAATCCTCAATGCCGAGTTGATGAAGGCGAAGGGACTCTTAGAATAACGGTTCAGGGTTCAGGGTTCAGGGTTCGGGGTTCAGGGTTTCTGGTCTATGGTTTCTAGTTCAGTCTGGTGATCAAAAACCAGAACGGAGACGCCAGAAACCATAAACCAGAAACCCGGAACCCTGAACCCTGAACCACGAACCCGGAACTCTGATCCACGAACCCTGAACCACGAACCCGGAACCTGCCTATGATAGTAATGAAATTCGGCGGCACCTCGGTTGAAGACGCGCCTTCAATCGAGCGCGTGGCTGAGATCATTCGCGCGCGGCTCAGCCTCAAACCCATCGTCGTTGTATCGGCGATGGGGAAGACCACCCGCAAGCTGCTTCAGGCTGCGGAAGCTTCCGCCAGCGGCGACAATCGAACAACCCTCGGTATCGTCGCCGATCTGAAGACTCGTCATATGAGCGAAGCTCGCCGGCTCGTGAAAAGCTCGGACGGCCGCGAAGTCTTCTCGCTCATCGACAAACACTTCGACGAGTTGAAGAAATTGCTCGAGGGCCTCGCGATACTCGGCGAAGTGCCGCCGCGCGGGCTCGACAAGATACTTGCTTATGGCGAACTGCTCTCGTCGGCGGTGTTGACCGATGCGCTTTCGGAGAGAGGCATTCCAGCGCGCTTATTCGATGCGCGTGAGCTGATCAAGACCGATGATCGTTACGGTTCGGCGTCGCCGCTGTTCGAAGACACCAACAAGAGGATTCGCGCAACGATCGGACAGGTTGTCGAAGAGGGCGCGGTGCCTGTCATACAAGGCTTCATCGGTTCATCGCGCGATGGAGCTACGACAACGCTCGGATTCGAGGGATCGGACTACACCGCTACGATAATTGGCGCGGCACTCGATGCAGAAGACATTCAGATCTGGAAAGACGTTGCAGGGCTGATGACCGCGGACCCGGCGATCTTCTCCGGCGCGCGAACGGTCAAAAGTTGTTCTTTCGCGGAAGCGGCCGACCTGACTTACTTCGGCGCAAAGGTGCTTCACCCCAAGGCCATTCATCCGGCCGCCAGAAAAAACATTCCCGTTCACATCTACAACTCGAAGCAGCCGGAAGCGGTTGGCACGACGATCACATCGGACGCGGTGCAGTGCGCGAACCCGATCAAGTCCATAGCATACAAACGCCCGGTGACCATCATTGACGCGACCGCGTCGGCGAGCGCGGACGGGTCGCGCTTCATTTCGGCGCACAATCTGCTGAGCGCGTTTCTCGACGTTCTTGCGAAGCGCCGTATCGAGCCGCTGATCAGTTCAGTCTCAGCCTCGAATGTCGTGGTTGCAATTGATTCTAGAGATCTTCGCCACGGCGGCCGCGACTTGATAGAAGCGATTGCGGACTACGGCGCCGCGATAGCCGAGCCCAATCGCGCAATCGTTTCGCTGGTTGGCGACGGGCTTCGAAGCGACCCGCAGCTTGTCAGCCGGGTGTTCAAAGCAATTGACGAGATTGAGTTGGGAGTGATCTTGAAGGGGTCGTCTCCTCTCACGATGAGCTTCGTCGTCGCCGAAGCGGACGTCGAAACGGTGATTGCCAGGCTGCACGAGGAGTTTTTCCGCCAGCTTGACCCTCGGGTCTTCGCATGACCTTGCGAACCCTTTCGGCACCGAACGTTCATTTCAGCCCGTCAGTTCAGACTAGGCAGTTTCCCGCATCAACGATTAGAATCTGTTCTTCATAAGGGAAAAGTGTTTAACGTTCAGATGTTGATATTAGAGCGAATCAAGTTGGCGCGTATTGTTGCGTTCGCGGCGTTGCTGTCACTGCTCGCCTATTCGCCGGCGGCAACCTCCGCGCCGGCAGTGAAGAATTCCTGGCGGGGCATAACTCCTCTTCGTTCCTCCTCTGAAGACGTGGCTCGGCTAATCGGCGCCGAACCCGATTCTACCGAAGCGATGCTGAGCGGCCCGTTCAAAGTTGAAGGCGGCGAGGTGACCTTCTCATACCTGACGACGAGTCTTGCGAAGATCTACCGAGCGCCTCGTTCGATGGTCGGCAAAGTCTTCACGATATACTTCGAGCCTGGCGCCCCGATGTCGCGCGCCGACTTAACGCTCGCGCCGGGCTTCAAACGCTGCGTCGAAGAGCGCGACAGGACCTTCTACTACTTCGTGAGCGATACCGGCGTGGCGTACCGGTTCTCGCGCGACAGCGACCGCTTGCAAACGATCATCTATCAGCCTTCGCGCGCCGAGGTGCGAAGCCTGGCAGTAAATACTGAGTGTGTGTTTTAGTCATTAGTCAGTAGTCCGTAGTCAGTAGTCCGTAGTTTCGACGCAGGAGACAATGGACTACTGACCACGGACTATTGAGTACGGACCACCGAGCACTGACTACT includes these proteins:
- a CDS encoding M20/M25/M40 family metallo-hydrolase, which codes for MNVFELTGRLISIPSISGSEKAVALFLADHLSAIGFQVSLQDAEADRPNVYARRGQPDVVLSTHTDTVPPYVELNEDDDFIYGRGACDAKGIIAAMIKAGEALIDAQVTDFGLLFVVGEEAGSPGARAANAIPNHSRYLINGEPTESKLALGSKGALRAVLKASGRAAHSAYPEMGESAIEKLLDVLDDLRRLELPRDKTLGATTMNIGMIKGGVAGNVVPPEAEAELMFRVVASTDSLKQVVRDTVAARVEVQYTFACDPVFTERLDGFETAVVAFTTDIPLLTNWGKPLLFGPGSILDAHTPHEKISKRELLGAVEAYKQMVLRLKADG
- the asd gene encoding aspartate-semialdehyde dehydrogenase, translated to MAERIPVGVLGATGAVGQKFVTLLENHPWFELTELAASDRSAGKSYKDATVWRQYKPIPERLKDRTVKPCDPALDCRVVFSGLDSSVAGEVEESFARAGHLVLSNSKNHRMDEDVPLLIPEVNPDHLDLIKVQRELRGWSGAIVTNPNCSTIGLVMALAPIHRAFGVKRVIVATMQALSGAGYPGHSAIDMLGNVIPFISGEEDKVETEPLKIMGALDGDRIRFADCRISAHTNRVFVEDGHMECVSLELDKKATPDDVADVLARFSSLPQELKLPSAPERPVIVTDEKDRPQPRFDRDAGNGMSAVVGRIRECPVFDIRLVVLSHNTIRGAAGAAILNAELMKAKGLLE
- a CDS encoding aspartate kinase — encoded protein: MIVMKFGGTSVEDAPSIERVAEIIRARLSLKPIVVVSAMGKTTRKLLQAAEASASGDNRTTLGIVADLKTRHMSEARRLVKSSDGREVFSLIDKHFDELKKLLEGLAILGEVPPRGLDKILAYGELLSSAVLTDALSERGIPARLFDARELIKTDDRYGSASPLFEDTNKRIRATIGQVVEEGAVPVIQGFIGSSRDGATTTLGFEGSDYTATIIGAALDAEDIQIWKDVAGLMTADPAIFSGARTVKSCSFAEAADLTYFGAKVLHPKAIHPAARKNIPVHIYNSKQPEAVGTTITSDAVQCANPIKSIAYKRPVTIIDATASASADGSRFISAHNLLSAFLDVLAKRRIEPLISSVSASNVVVAIDSRDLRHGGRDLIEAIADYGAAIAEPNRAIVSLVGDGLRSDPQLVSRVFKAIDEIELGVILKGSSPLTMSFVVAEADVETVIARLHEEFFRQLDPRVFA